A single region of the Austwickia chelonae genome encodes:
- the rnc gene encoding ribonuclease III, producing the protein MASSHKSGRGEERPVVELVDRIHEILGVRLDEGALRHALTHRSYAYENGGIPNNERLEFLGDSVLGLVVTESLYSDHPDLAEGQLAKLRAACVNMRALAAVGRTLGLGEFLLLGRGEEATGGRDKASILADTVEAVIGTVYLAEGIETSRVFVHHLIDPLMKASTRLGAGLDWKTSLQELAASGAYGVPEYKVSENGPDHEKVFTARAVIGEEVLGEGVGHSKKEAEQRAAEVAWTELDRRAQIATRNAADTVEAVEGPADVQGTHA; encoded by the coding sequence ATGGCTTCCAGCCACAAGAGCGGACGTGGTGAAGAACGCCCGGTGGTCGAGCTCGTCGATCGGATCCATGAGATCCTCGGGGTGCGGCTCGACGAGGGCGCTCTTCGTCATGCTCTGACACATCGCAGTTATGCCTATGAGAACGGCGGGATCCCCAACAACGAGCGCCTGGAGTTCCTAGGTGACTCGGTGCTGGGTCTTGTCGTCACCGAATCGCTGTACAGCGATCATCCTGACCTTGCCGAGGGACAGCTGGCAAAGCTTCGTGCGGCCTGCGTCAACATGCGAGCACTGGCCGCAGTCGGTCGAACCCTCGGGTTGGGTGAATTCCTCCTGTTGGGGAGAGGTGAAGAAGCGACCGGAGGTCGTGATAAAGCCTCGATCCTGGCCGATACCGTCGAGGCGGTTATCGGGACGGTCTATTTGGCCGAGGGAATCGAGACTTCCAGGGTCTTCGTGCATCACCTGATTGACCCACTGATGAAGGCGTCAACCAGGCTCGGTGCTGGCCTGGATTGGAAGACGAGCCTGCAGGAGCTCGCAGCATCCGGTGCTTATGGGGTTCCTGAGTACAAAGTCTCCGAGAACGGACCCGATCACGAGAAGGTCTTCACTGCGCGTGCAGTGATCGGCGAAGAAGTTCTCGGCGAAGGCGTCGGACATTCCAAGAAGGAAGCCGAGCAACGCGCCGCCGAGGTTGCCTGGACGGAGCTGGACCGCCGTGCCCAGATCGCGACCAGGAATGCGGCTGACACGGTAGAAGCGGTTGAAGGACCTGCCGACGTGCAGGGAACACATGCCTGA
- the mutM gene encoding bifunctional DNA-formamidopyrimidine glycosylase/DNA-(apurinic or apyrimidinic site) lyase: MPELPEVEVVRRGLQEHVLGRTIASLQLSGTRVARRHLAGPSDLAARVTGQRCVAVERRGKYLWLVLEPSSEALIVHLGMSGQVLVSPKQNPRHKHQHATFDFDDHGPQLRFIDQRTFGGLAWSELVADRKLARSSLIHGVPASIEHIAPDPLEEGFVPADVATAMLKRRTAVKRALLDQRLVSGIGNIYADEALWRAGLHGEQLASSLSLDILLRTLDHARQVMTEALDAGGTSFDALYVNVNGASGYFSRELSAYGQAGRPCRRCGTPIVREAFMNRSSHFCPQCQLLPS, encoded by the coding sequence ATGCCTGAGCTTCCTGAAGTGGAGGTGGTACGGCGAGGTCTGCAGGAACATGTCCTCGGCCGTACCATCGCCTCGTTGCAGTTGTCGGGCACGAGAGTCGCTCGACGTCATCTCGCAGGGCCCTCAGACCTGGCAGCGCGGGTGACAGGCCAACGTTGCGTGGCTGTGGAGAGGCGTGGCAAATATCTCTGGTTGGTCTTGGAGCCTTCGTCGGAGGCCCTGATCGTCCATCTCGGGATGAGTGGCCAGGTCCTTGTCTCTCCGAAGCAGAACCCTCGGCACAAACATCAGCACGCTACCTTCGACTTCGATGACCACGGACCGCAACTTCGCTTCATCGATCAACGGACTTTTGGCGGGCTCGCCTGGTCTGAGCTGGTCGCCGACCGTAAACTGGCACGCTCTTCGCTGATTCACGGTGTCCCCGCTTCGATTGAGCACATCGCACCAGATCCCTTGGAAGAGGGTTTCGTGCCGGCGGATGTAGCGACAGCGATGCTCAAGCGGAGAACGGCTGTCAAACGTGCGCTGCTCGATCAGCGACTTGTCAGCGGAATCGGAAATATCTACGCAGACGAGGCTTTATGGCGGGCTGGGCTTCATGGTGAGCAGTTGGCGTCTTCGCTCAGCTTAGACATCCTCCTGAGGACACTGGATCATGCTCGCCAGGTCATGACCGAGGCTCTGGACGCAGGCGGGACGAGCTTCGATGCACTCTATGTCAACGTCAACGGGGCCAGCGGGTACTTCTCTCGCGAACTATCTGCGTACGGCCAGGCTGGCAGGCCCTGTCGGCGCTGCGGGACGCCCATCGTCCGCGAGGCATTCATGAACCGGTCTTCGCATTTCTGCCCACAGTGCCAGCTGCTACCGAGCTAA
- a CDS encoding acylphosphatase has product MEKVTIFVRGRVQGVGFRWWTRAHALELGLVGFARNMADGRVEVCAQGDPTALERLHALLTENPSTAGRPGCVESAVTQPGCLRHDLYGFTER; this is encoded by the coding sequence ATGGAAAAGGTCACTATCTTCGTCAGAGGCAGAGTGCAGGGCGTGGGTTTTCGCTGGTGGACCAGGGCACATGCCCTGGAGCTTGGGCTGGTTGGTTTCGCGCGAAATATGGCAGATGGCCGTGTCGAGGTGTGTGCTCAGGGCGACCCTACAGCTCTGGAGCGCTTGCACGCCTTGTTGACAGAGAACCCGAGCACTGCAGGGCGCCCCGGCTGTGTCGAATCAGCAGTGACACAGCCGGGATGCCTACGTCATGACCTGTATGGGTTCACAGAGCGTTGA